The DNA segment TTCGCGCCCGCAAGCTGAACGACGCCGAACGCGCCGCCGTTCAGGAAGAAAAGGCACGCCTGGAAGCTGAAAAGGTCGCAGCAGCACAGGCTCTGGCCGCCGAAAAGGCAGCCGCCGAAGCCGCAGCTGCAGAAGCCAAGGCTGCTGAAGCCAAGGCAGCCGAGGAAGCTGCTGCAGCCGCCGCCGAGCCGGCAGCAGAATAAGCTTCAATCCCTTGGGATTGTCGGACATTTTTGAAAGGCGGTCTTCGGGCCGCCTTTTTCTTTGGGGGAATGGGAATGGACGATTATCTCAAGACAAACCTTTTGAACTGGGACGACCGGGCGTCACTGCACGCCACCGATACGACCGGAAGCTACCGCATTGACCGGGTGCTTTCCGGCGGCTCGTCGCTGCATGCGCTGGAAGCCGGCGAGATCGGCGATATCGCGGGCAAGGACATCGTCCACCTGCAATGTCATATCGGGCTCGATACGCTGAGCCTCAAACATCTGGGTGCACGCTCCGTCACCGGGCTCGATTTTTCCCCGGTCGCCATCGCTGCGGCGCGGGATTTTGCTCAAAGGGCAGAGACCGAGGCAACCTTCGTCGAGGCCTCGGTCTATGACGCGCCGCAAGCGCTGGAACACCGGACCTACGATATCGTCTTCGTCACCTGGGGCGCCATCCACTGGCTGCCGGATATTTTCAAATGGGCTGGTGTCGTTTCCACCCTGCTGCGGCCGGGCGGCCGGCTCTATCTGCTCGACGGTCATCCAAGGATGTATCAGTACGAAGGCGCTGAGAACGGCCGCCTGTCGCTTGCCTATGGCTGGCGCACGCCCGCCGATCAGCCGCTATTGTTTGAGGAAACCCATACCTATACCGGCGACGAGAGACCGCTCACCCATCAACGCATGTATGAATGGCTGCACCCGGTCAGCGATACCGTCAACGCGCTCCTGAAAGCCGGAATGACTCTCGACTTCCTCAACGAACACGAAATCCTCACCTGGCGGCATTATCCGGCCATGATCGAGACCGGCGAAGACCAGTTCGAACAGGCGCCGGGCCTGCCGCGTATTCCGCTGTCGTTTTCGATCGGGGCGACGAAGGTGCGGTGATCGATCGGCTGACCATCTTGATAAATGTACGGCATTACCGTACATTTATCACTGATGAAAATCCGTTCCGTCCGACACAAGGGATTAAAGCGCTACATCGAGGACGATGATGCGAAGGGTATCCGGCCGGACCTGATCAACCGTGTGCGCAATATTCTGGCCATGCTGATTTCAGCTGTAGATATTGACGGCATAAACGGTCCGCCCGGCTGGCGCATCCATCGCCTGACCGGGGACCGCGCGGGAACTTGGAGTATCTCAGCCTCTGGAAACTGGCGGATCACGTTCGAGCTTGAAGATGGCGAAATAGGAAGTCTGGACTTGGAGGACTATCACTGATGACTGAAATCGTTGAAAAAATCGGTATGACGCCACCGCATGTGGGTGCGTTCATTCGCGAGGAAATCTTGGACGAACTCGGTCTATCGGTTCTCAAAGCGGCAGAAGTGCTTGGCGTGCGCCGCGCGACCCTTTCGGATCTCGTAAACGAGAAAGCCTCGCTATCGCCTGAAATGGCATTGCGGATCGAAAAAGCATTCGGCGTGAGCATGGATACGCTATTGAAAATGCAAGCCTGGTACGACACCGTAACCATGC comes from the Pararhizobium qamdonense genome and includes:
- a CDS encoding class I SAM-dependent methyltransferase, with translation MDDYLKTNLLNWDDRASLHATDTTGSYRIDRVLSGGSSLHALEAGEIGDIAGKDIVHLQCHIGLDTLSLKHLGARSVTGLDFSPVAIAAARDFAQRAETEATFVEASVYDAPQALEHRTYDIVFVTWGAIHWLPDIFKWAGVVSTLLRPGGRLYLLDGHPRMYQYEGAENGRLSLAYGWRTPADQPLLFEETHTYTGDERPLTHQRMYEWLHPVSDTVNALLKAGMTLDFLNEHEILTWRHYPAMIETGEDQFEQAPGLPRIPLSFSIGATKVR
- a CDS encoding type II toxin-antitoxin system RelE/ParE family toxin; this translates as MYGITVHLSLMKIRSVRHKGLKRYIEDDDAKGIRPDLINRVRNILAMLISAVDIDGINGPPGWRIHRLTGDRAGTWSISASGNWRITFELEDGEIGSLDLEDYH
- a CDS encoding HigA family addiction module antitoxin — encoded protein: MTEIVEKIGMTPPHVGAFIREEILDELGLSVLKAAEVLGVRRATLSDLVNEKASLSPEMALRIEKAFGVSMDTLLKMQAWYDTVTMRQHADEIRVERYSPRY